Within the Salvia hispanica cultivar TCC Black 2014 chromosome 4, UniMelb_Shisp_WGS_1.0, whole genome shotgun sequence genome, the region gaaaactatACCACCCTTTGAAAACTATGGATTGAACCAATAATCCTATAATCAAACAAACATATATACCGAATTCACGATATACAACACGTACGATTCATTGAacttatacaatttttaaagaaattgattaataaaaaCTATTTCCCCAACcaattcatactttttaaCAATAAATTCATCATATTTACTAACTTGTAGTTAGTATAAAGTATAAAGGGGCTTGGTATTGTAGGGCAATCTTACTCTAAGAATGCCAATTCAGcctgaaaatttgtaatttaaaattgtccATTAAATTAGGGTATTAGAGCttgaaatttctaaattcGATAAATTTACGGCCAATTAACACGCATATCGAGTAGGTCTCGATTGACATGTATATGATATATGTGACAAAGCAGTTAGCACCATTTACGCGACGAccattgttgacataacataTGACACGAGAAATAAGAGTCACGATATTTATGAATCCAACCGATAAACCATCCAAAAAGTACAACAGAAATTAAACACCAGGCAGTTACGACTCACCGAAATAACCACTTTCATAAAAGCTACAACTGAATCATCACTAATTAAAAAGTCCAATACTAAGAAGTCGCATATACTCCATCGATAAAATATTTACCCCTCAGTCAATAGACTAGAGATTCGAGTCATCATAAGAGCCGATGAGATTTGAGCACCATTACTTATCaatctttaaaaaaaggacatataaataaaaattactatctAGGTATAAAAGAAGgaatcaaatgaaaatgaactaGGTAGTATATCATTAAAGCAAATACACTAATGTTGCTTTTGTGACCTAGAATAGAGAAGGGTATCACTTTCCCATTTCTCTTTATAAGATAGGAAAAATCTCAAGTCAACCTCACCTCATCATTTGGTCTTGCTTAATTAATCTACTACCCTCACTCTTAACTTTATCTCCctctttattatcttttcccCTCTTCTCATCAATGTCACCACCTTTCTAGcctatacacacacacacacatatatatatatataaccaCCACAACCTTTCCCaatcaaaaaaaatgtcacCCGTGCGAACCCAAGCCTCCATGAAAGTCGCACGTGGGTACGAGTCGGCCACCCTCGCCCTCGCCTGCAAGCGCCTCCGCCCCCTCGCCCCCTCCTCCGCCTCCACAGCCGCCGCGTTCGATATCAAGAGCTTCATCAGACCGGAATGTGGTACTAGGAGACATGGAACCTCGGATAATCAGAAAAGAGATTCAGTTCAGGTGACATGTccttacaaaatcaaatctcttattttttttctaattaaataatacataTGATAAATGCTGATTTTCCACCAAAACCTGCTTGAATTAAGCTGTGTATGTCATTTAAAATGGTATAGAAGCTAGATTTCCAAGTCAGGAATTGCAGTTCACATTATGCAAATGTCACTATTGCATGcaataaaacacacacacacattagAATTTTCAATGTGTATGTATCTACTTATAGATATATATTCCTTTTTCACACTTTTTTCAAatccaaccaaaaaaaaaaaacttgtggTGTGAATGCAGCCCGGTGGGACGAGGTGGAGTCCGGCACAAGAGCAGATCGAAATACTCGAGAGGCTTTACCAAGGCGGCATGCGAACCCCCAACGCCCAGCAAATCGAGCAGATCACGGCGCAGCTGGCCAACTACGGCAAGATCGAAGGGAAAAACGTGTTTTACTGGTTCCAAAACCACAAGGCGCGCGAGCGCCAGAAGCAGAAGCTCAGCCTCAGCCCCCAGAGGCTGAGGCCGCCTCCTCCCTTTACCGcggtaaatttatttaattttatctcaaattttttACCTGGTCGGATATTTTACTAGGCTCACCTGTAGGGAGAGGAGTTGGAGTGCGGAGgtcaaaagaggaaatgtggATCGAGGGCGTTTGATCAACGCGTTGAAGTGGATTACAGATGCTGCACAGAAGGAGGAGACGGAAAAGAAGGAGAAGATAGAACCCTCGAGTTATTCCCTCTGCACCCGGAGGGAAGATCTTGAGggtttgataattaattaatggaattaatgtttgacattaattaattatggttATTTGTAGGCGAAAAACAGTGGAGTTTgaactttttatttgtagtatgcttttgattaattaatggtATGCAGCTGCCAGTCCAATGTTTActttcctttattttcttgGTTTGAAGAAGGGAGGAAGAAAATTAGTTGTATGTGGGCAACTTTCTGATCATATTTTCAGTTATACAGTGAATTATTTGTAGATGTGATGGCTATTTGGAAGCGTTACTTTTGACTATagaaatatttactttttggtTGGAAAATGGTTCAATTGCTGAGAATGGTAGGACACTGAAGTCCATGCATATCTATAAGTTCCTTTCTTTCATGGGCAATTTTGGTGCAAGTGTGTGTGTCtatgtataaatttattttatgaataattgtGAGGTAGTGGTAGGTGGGCCCCGGTTTGGAGGGaatgaatttgaaaatctataatttttggatattatatatgttttgaatttGGCATATGCaaatttcatcttttaaaCTCGAATTGAATAAGAAGGTTTGTGTGGTATTGTATGTAATCTTTGTATAGagtttaattttacattaaagaAGATAATTTGTTATAGTGTAAATTACTCTGTACAAGTTAATTCCAGATTTGAattcactatttttaatttaatattttcctcAAATCTCGATACTTGAATTGTCTAAAACTGCTGTAAAACCGCATGGAGTTATTGGTGTCTAATCtagcatttaatttttcatatattgtgATTTGAATTGAGGAACGATGAATAATAAGTACTATGTCCGTCTCAAATTACTTGAATTGTATTCCATTTGAGATATCTCCAAGttacttaaataaaattaactgtGATTCTCCTTTATCACGTATAATAACTTGAATTTCAATCTATTAAGTCAAGGAGAAGTAAGTGTCTTACCAACACCACTTTTCTTCTTAATTTGTTAGTACTATTCACTCGTGTACATATCTCGGATAATTGGAAGCTAGGcaaaagtaaaattgaaatgagacGGATGAAATATATTATCAGACACTCTCTACACAAAACCTAAAAAGCCAATAAAAATTGTGGATCTCTTTTGTATGATTCtcttactataattttttgtacAAGTAATTATTGAATGGACTACAGCCATCAAGCTTTCCCAAAAGACGTTTTAGCCCATACTTTTAGTATATGGGCctcatattttctaaatagtaAATTATTAGTACATTATCACGGGCCTTCCTACAAAGATTCGGGCTTCTTTAGTTTTCcccatatttcattttggcCCAATATTCTTTTTATGGGTGTTGCCCAATTTGTTTTTAAGCGAGAAAAAGATAATCATACCTATATTTCGTTAATTATACTATCTAAAATACAAATCAATAACTGTGaaatatattgaagttcatataatttgtaacataaattttgttatttggaGTAAAGGATATTTGACTCTTAAAATTCCAAGatcacaaatattttaaaatcttattcagtacaaattaactaaattaattttactaattttaataacaatatttttttcctgAAATAGAactatttatgaaatttattgaCTTTAAATATCAAGATCACGAGTATCTTAAACATGGtacaaataattcaattaccTTCTTAATAACAATATCTGTTTTTCTGAAATGGAAACTTTATTAAGAAAATCTCCTGCTTACTACTTGACTTTGAAAATTCCAAGATTCCTTTAAAATCTTAGGCAGTACAGAGTATTCCCTccttttcattaattaaaactgGTTCACTTgataaagattttaaaaaaataaaggaaaaaattaatagaatatgaatcctatttttatgtaatattaattttataataaaatgtaaatagatTGAATTAATAGAATTTGATGTCAATTATTTTGTCCTAAATTTGAGAACATTGCgagaataaaatttacctCGTCATTAGTGTAGGTACACGTGGCGTCATCTATGCTCCTACATCGCAGATGTTCAATTTCAACGGCTGCGATTTAAGCCCCTTTCATCAACTAGGGTTACACCAGAGTCACTCATATATATCGCCACCACTTCATTTTCCTCCGTGAGTGCGGTGCAGTTCCCTGCTCTCCcgaaaaacccaaaaaaaactCTGTTCCATTTTCTCTCTCGATCAGTTCCGAGGAGTGAGGAAGTATCCAATTGAATCAATAATCCAgctgaaattgaagaaatggcGCAGGTTCAGGCACAGCACCAGAATGTGGCGGCGTCCTCCCCCGGCGGAGCCCCGGCGGCGGCTCCTGGTGCGGCCACGGCTGGGCAGCTTCAGGCTACCACCTCTCTCTACGTCGGTGACTTGGATTTGAACGTCACGGACTCGCAGCTCTACGATCTGTTCAATTCGACCGGGCAGGTTGTGTCGGTTAGGGTTTGTCGCGACATTGGCACTCGCCGAAGCCTTGGCTATGGCTACGTCAACTTCAGCAACCCCCAGGATGGTTAGAACTTccaaatttgtgatttttatcACCATTTGCTGCATTTCATTTTAGAGCCTTTGTTTGCGTGTGCTTGTTTATTTTGACACAAAATGTTTTAGCTTTCTGACATTTATGTGTTTAGAGAGATTGATTGGGAATAAAATGGAGATGGTGAATGTATTGTAATTGATAAATCACATGACTGTAAAAATTTTCATCGCTTCCTATTATTTATTCCTATGGTTAAGAAGATTTGTCAGTTATTTTTAGCTCTTCCTGCTTTGTCTGGAGCTTTATATCTTGTGCCTTTTTGTGTATGTATATttccatataaataaatgaatgttGTTGTGCACTGTCTGATGTGTTCCTATCATTCGAACTAACAGCCGCTAGAGCTATGGAAGTCTTGAACTTCACACCCCTGAATAACAAGTCTATCCGAGTCATGTACTCTCACCGGGATCCCAGCACTAGAAAAAGTGGAACTGGAAATATCTTTATTAAGGTAATGTTCAGATCATGTGTTTGGTTTTATTTGTATCCATTATTTAAGCCTTTCTAATTGTAGTTTTTGTTCTCAAATAGTTTGaacttaattaaaaagatactgtcacatatatttaatgcttattatattgaattgttATCTTGATTTATCTATGTAGAGTCTTTTACAGCTTTCTTCTTCGTTGTgccaaaatatgaaattagcTCTATCCGTTATTATGATACGCAGCTATTGGTGTGTAGAACTGTCTAGTGATTCTGTCCCATATCCTGATTATTTAGATGAGTAGTGGTGCTGCTCATTCATTCACtagttttaatattataactgACTATCACtagttttaatattataactgACTATCTGTATATATGAAACCTACTTACTTTTTTACGGTATTCTTGTTAGAGCTCTGTTTATCTTTTGCTTTATGCGCTTCCTAATGAACTTCCTTTGCAGAATTTGGACAAGTCAATTGATAACAAGGCACTGCACGACACTTTCTCTAGCTTTGGAAACATCCTTTCTTGCAAGATAGCAGCCGATGCTAATGGCCAACCTAAGGGTTATGGTTTTGTGCAATTTGAGACTGAAGAAGCTGCACAAAATGCTATAGATAAGTTGAATGGCATGCTCATGAATGATAAGCAAGTCTATGTTGGGCATTTCCTCCGCAAGCAAGAGAGGGATACAACTCAGAACAATATCAAGTTCAACAATGTTTATGTGAAAAATCTGGCTGACTCTACTACAGATGATGAGCTGAAAACAATTTTTGGCGAATATGGCGCGATAACTAGTGCTGTAGTGATGAGAGATGCAGAGGGAAAGTCaaaaggttttggttttgtCAATTTTGAACAGGCTGATGATGCTGCTAAAGCTGTTGAAGctttaaatggaaaaaaatttgatgacAAGGAATGGTATGTTGGCAAAGCACAGAAGAagtcagagagagagaatgaactCAAAAGTCGGTTTGAGCAGACAACCAGGGAAACTGTTGACAAATTTCCAGGAGTTAATCTATATGTTAAGAACCTAGATGATAGCATTGATGATGAAAAGCTCAAAGAACTTTTTTCAGGATATGGCACCATCACCTCTTGCAAGGTATTTTACATAGTTTGATTCTGGACTAGAGTGGATTTAGACTAACGACTATCACTTATTCTTCACTTTTTGATGCATGTTTTCTAGTTATACTGATATAATAATATCTTTGAATGCAGGTTATGCGAGACCCCAGTGGAATAAGCAGAGGATCTGGGTTTGTTGCATTTTCAACTCCTGAAGAAGCTTCCAGAGCTGTGAGTTTACACATTAATGACATCCTTTTCATTGCTatctaattgatttttttcctggacgatttatattatttgtttttcattcAAGCTTTCCGAAATGAATGGGCAAATGGTAATCAGCAAGCCCCTTTATGTTGCTCTGGCGCAACGCAAGGAAGAGAGGAGAGCCAAGTTACAGGTAcattctattttatattatcttTCTCTTGTCTACTTATTAAATCTGAAACATGCATTCATGAGGATTCTCCAACACTCTTTTGTCTGTGCTTGGTTGCCCACTCTTTTGTTTCATTACGCATATGTATGATGTTGGACTGCACTACCCTATTTTACTCCTTTAGTTCTGGTTTTCTAATActgaaatttctttttatggtCTACACATGTTTTGTGTTGTCTCTTTGAATTATACACTGATGTGTTCCGAAACCAATGTTAATATAGGCCCAATTTATGCAAATGAGGCCTGTTGCAATGCCACCTTCTATGGCTCCACGCATGCCTATGTATCCCCCTGGTGCTCCTGGTATTGGGCAACAGATGTTTTATGGACAAGGTCCTGCTATGATTCCTCCTCAGGTATTcttttctgaattttttatttatttttattgtagtgTTTATCGAGTGTTAAGTGTTATCTACAGGATCTACTTCTTCCGATTCTTGATCATTCATCATCTTTAACttgtttgtaaaattaaaaatcttaGGAATATGGCTATCTGTCCTACTTATTGGATAATTCTAACTCAATTAAATGTTCTAGGCTGGTTTCGGTTATCAACAGCAGCTTGTTCCTGGAATGCGTCCTGGGGCCGGCCCTATGCCAAATTTCTTCATGCCGCTAGTCCAACAGGGTCAGCAAGGCCAACTGCCTGGTGGCAGACGAGGAGGTCCACCACAACAAAATCAGCAACAAGTGCCTATGATGCAGCAGCAAGTTGTACTTCAGTTCCTGGATTTTCTAATCttgtttataaaatattgtactaatcattattgttttttttgtttagatgATGCCAAGAGGAAGGATTTACAGGTATCCTCCTGGCCGTAATGCACCAGATGGTTCCATTCCCGGTGTTGCTGGAGGAATGCATTCCGTTCCATATGACATGGGCGGCATGCTTCCTCGTGATTCTGCTGGTCCACAGCCAGTTACTGCTTTGGCTTCTGCCCTTGCTAATGCAACACCCGAACAACAGAGAACGGTAAGCAGACTGCCCCAAGTGTACAcagtaaatttattttagtctCGTAGTAGCGTTTTTAATAATGTCACCACTTCTTTTGCAACAGATGTTGGGTGAGAATTTGTACCCCCTCGTTGATCAGCTGGAGCACGAGCACGCTGCCAAGGTCACAGGCATGCTTCTAGAGATGGACCAGACCGAGGTTCTTCATTTGCTCGAGTCCCCTGATGCTTTGAAATCTAAGGTTTCCGAAGCAATGGATGTCCTGAGGAACGTCCAGCAGGCCGGCAGCCCTGCAGACCAACTTGCCTCGCTGTCGCTCAACGATTCTTGAGAGTGATGTAGACATGGTCCTTTCCTGCGTATGTGAAACAACTTTTTGCTAGTGAGGGTAGTTCTTATTTGGGAGCACATTGTCTAGGAGTTTTCATTTGAGATTATTGTTTAAATtccattttgttttgaaatttgttaCAGTGGTTGGTTTCTGGAGTTTCTATTCATTTGGTTTGCAATTTAGTATAATCTGGGGCTGTGTagtccaattattttttgtgattctACTATATTCCTATgtcgaaaatagaaaaatgattttaagagcatttatttttaaacaaattctAAATAAACCACAAAATTTTCTCAACTGTAATGCCGAATAAATGATGAATCTATGAATAAATACCGCAATTTTCTCAACTGGAAAATTTGACTACGTCACGAAGTGACAATTCCACGGTGCACGTGGCATCATCATAGATACCCGTAGACCAGATAATCGTATCAACGGCTGTGATTTCACCTCTTTCCTGCAGCTAGggtttcacattttcatatttataccGTCACAGTTAACTGTATTCACCGAGTGCGGTGCAGTTCCCTGCTCTCCcgaaaaaacccaaaaattttctctctcaaagcTCCATATCGCTTTCCGTATCCCAATTTATCCCCAATTTATCATTACACCCAGCTGAAAACCCAAAAAGAGAATCCTCTTTTTTATTCTAGCCCTAGAATCACCAATCTCCCTGAAATTCGAGTGATGGCCCAGATTCAGGTGCAGCACCAGAATGTGGCGGCGACGGCTGCCCCAAATGGAgtggcggcggtggcggcgccGGCGCCTGGTGGAGCGGCGGTGGGACAGTTTCAGACGACATCTCTGTATGTCGGTGACTTGGATTTCAACGTAACGGACTCGCAGCTCTACGATCTGTTCAATTCGGTCGGGCAGGTTGTCTCGGTTAGGGTTTGTCGCGAGCTTGGCACTCAGCGCAGCCTTGGCTATGGCTATGTCAACTATGCCAACCCCCAGGATGGTTAGcgctttaaaattttattgttttgtatCACCGATTGCAGAGTTTTAGAGTCTTTCTCTGCATGCACATGATTTAATCGCAGTATAGTAGTAGGATGTTAAGCATGGTTGTGATGTTGAATCCTTCGGATGAAATTGATGACAGTATCTGTTAATTTTGAGAGAATAGTTTGATAGGAATGGAGATGGTGAATTTGTCATGATGAATATTTGGATTGTCAACAATTTTGAGTAGTATTGTGTGATATGTGATaatgttatttaaaaatttgagcTTTTATAATCTGAATCATCAGGTTGTTTTTGCATGTAAATGCTTGAGAAAAGATGGTCGTTCTAAGACCTGAAACTTGTTGCAAtatgttttgcattttaggCATGTATGTGACGTCTTGCCATCTGGATAAcatatttccttattttgttTGCTACTGTCCGGCACTGTGAGCAATCATTTTCACTTCTAATCTTTCTGCTCTtgttacttttttaatttggtgatCTTGTTGCTTGCGTATACTCTTTTCTGGCTAAACCAAAGCTGTGGTTTTTAACTGGCTGATATTATTACGTCATCTGTGGTAACAGCTGCAAGAGCTTTGGAATTGTTGAACTTCACTCCCCTCAATAGCAAGTCGATCCGTGTGATGTATTCTCACCGCGATCCAAGTGTTAGAAAAAGTGGAATGGCAAACATCTTTATCAAGGTAACGTATTGTGATtggttttt harbors:
- the LOC125185499 gene encoding WUSCHEL-related homeobox 4-like, with amino-acid sequence MSPVRTQASMKVARGYESATLALACKRLRPLAPSSASTAAAFDIKSFIRPECGTRRHGTSDNQKRDSVQPGGTRWSPAQEQIEILERLYQGGMRTPNAQQIEQITAQLANYGKIEGKNVFYWFQNHKARERQKQKLSLSPQRLRPPPPFTAGEELECGGQKRKCGSRAFDQRVEVDYRCCTEGGDGKEGEDRTLELFPLHPEGRS
- the LOC125221878 gene encoding polyadenylate-binding protein 2-like, which gives rise to MAQVQAQHQNVAASSPGGAPAAAPGAATAGQLQATTSLYVGDLDLNVTDSQLYDLFNSTGQVVSVRVCRDIGTRRSLGYGYVNFSNPQDAARAMEVLNFTPLNNKSIRVMYSHRDPSTRKSGTGNIFIKNLDKSIDNKALHDTFSSFGNILSCKIAADANGQPKGYGFVQFETEEAAQNAIDKLNGMLMNDKQVYVGHFLRKQERDTTQNNIKFNNVYVKNLADSTTDDELKTIFGEYGAITSAVVMRDAEGKSKGFGFVNFEQADDAAKAVEALNGKKFDDKEWYVGKAQKKSERENELKSRFEQTTRETVDKFPGVNLYVKNLDDSIDDEKLKELFSGYGTITSCKVMRDPSGISRGSGFVAFSTPEEASRALSEMNGQMVISKPLYVALAQRKEERRAKLQAQFMQMRPVAMPPSMAPRMPMYPPGAPGIGQQMFYGQGPAMIPPQAGFGYQQQLVPGMRPGAGPMPNFFMPLVQQGQQGQLPGGRRGGPPQQNQQQVPMMQQQMMPRGRIYRYPPGRNAPDGSIPGVAGGMHSVPYDMGGMLPRDSAGPQPVTALASALANATPEQQRTMLGENLYPLVDQLEHEHAAKVTGMLLEMDQTEVLHLLESPDALKSKVSEAMDVLRNVQQAGSPADQLASLSLNDS